One Jannaschia sp. GRR-S6-38 genomic window carries:
- the thrS gene encoding threonine--tRNA ligase translates to MSQITLTFPDGNARDVPAGITPAEVAADISKSLSKKAISAQVDGAHWDLAWPIQADATIAINTMQDEAPALELIRHDFAHVMARAVQTIWPDVKVTIGPVRDFGWFYDFDRAEPFTPEDLGRIEAEMKRIVAARDPVRTEVWERDRARAHYEAAGEPFKVELIDRIPGDEPIRMYWHGDWQDLCRGPHLQHTGQLPADAFKLTRVSSAYWLGDNTRPQLQRIYGIAFRNRDDLKAHLKFLEEAEARDHRRLGREMDLYHMQEEAPGQVFWHPNGWTIYTELQDYMRRRQRAGGYVEVNTPQVVDRKLWEASGHWDKYQDHMFIVEVDEEHAREKAVNALKPMNCPCHVEIFKQGLKSYRDLPLRMAEFGSCNRYEPSGALHGIMRVRGFTQDDAHIFCREDQIEAETARFIDFLSGVYRDLGFEHFKVKFSDRPETRAGSDAVWDKAEEALLSATRAAGIEPEINPGEGAFYGPKLEFVLTDAIGRDWQCGTHQVDFVLPERLDASYIAEDGNRHRPVMLHRATLGSFERFIGILIEEHAGRLPFWLAPRQVVVASIVSEADDYVQEVVAALTRAGVRAEADIRNEKINYKVREHSLGKVPVILAIGRQEVENRTVTLRRLGEKATAVRPLGDVATELGAEATPPDLRPA, encoded by the coding sequence ATGTCCCAGATCACCCTCACCTTCCCCGATGGCAACGCGCGCGACGTCCCCGCCGGCATCACCCCGGCCGAGGTCGCGGCCGATATCTCCAAGTCGTTGTCGAAGAAGGCGATTTCGGCGCAGGTCGACGGCGCCCACTGGGACCTGGCCTGGCCGATCCAGGCGGACGCCACCATCGCGATCAACACGATGCAGGACGAGGCCCCGGCGCTGGAGCTAATCCGTCACGACTTCGCCCACGTGATGGCGCGCGCGGTCCAGACGATCTGGCCGGATGTGAAGGTCACCATCGGCCCGGTGCGCGATTTCGGCTGGTTCTACGATTTCGACCGCGCCGAGCCATTCACCCCCGAGGATCTGGGCCGGATCGAGGCCGAGATGAAGCGCATCGTCGCCGCGCGCGATCCCGTCCGCACCGAGGTCTGGGAGCGCGACCGCGCGCGCGCGCATTACGAGGCGGCGGGCGAGCCCTTCAAGGTCGAGCTGATCGACCGCATCCCGGGGGACGAGCCCATCCGGATGTACTGGCACGGCGACTGGCAGGATCTCTGCCGGGGCCCGCACCTGCAGCATACCGGCCAGCTGCCCGCGGACGCATTCAAGCTGACCCGCGTCTCCTCGGCCTACTGGCTGGGCGACAACACTCGGCCGCAGCTTCAGCGGATCTACGGCATCGCCTTCCGCAACCGCGACGACCTGAAGGCGCATCTGAAGTTCCTCGAGGAGGCCGAGGCCCGCGACCACCGCCGGCTGGGCCGCGAGATGGATCTCTACCACATGCAGGAGGAGGCGCCGGGCCAGGTGTTCTGGCATCCCAACGGCTGGACCATCTACACTGAGCTTCAGGACTACATGCGCCGCCGCCAGCGCGCAGGCGGCTATGTGGAGGTGAACACCCCGCAGGTCGTGGACCGCAAGCTGTGGGAGGCGTCGGGCCACTGGGACAAGTACCAAGACCACATGTTCATCGTCGAGGTCGACGAGGAGCATGCGCGCGAGAAGGCCGTGAACGCCCTCAAGCCAATGAACTGCCCCTGCCATGTCGAGATCTTCAAGCAGGGCCTCAAGAGCTATCGCGACCTGCCGCTGCGCATGGCCGAGTTCGGGTCCTGCAACCGCTACGAGCCCTCGGGGGCTTTGCACGGCATCATGCGGGTGCGGGGCTTCACGCAGGACGACGCGCATATCTTCTGCCGCGAGGACCAGATCGAGGCCGAGACCGCGCGGTTCATCGACTTCTTGTCGGGCGTCTATCGCGATCTGGGCTTCGAGCACTTCAAGGTGAAGTTCTCCGACCGGCCCGAAACCCGCGCCGGCTCCGACGCGGTCTGGGACAAGGCCGAGGAGGCCCTCCTGTCGGCCACCCGGGCGGCCGGGATCGAGCCCGAGATCAATCCCGGCGAGGGCGCCTTCTACGGCCCGAAGCTGGAATTCGTTCTGACCGACGCGATCGGGCGCGACTGGCAATGCGGCACGCATCAGGTTGATTTCGTCCTGCCCGAGCGCCTCGACGCCAGCTATATCGCCGAGGATGGCAACCGGCACCGCCCGGTCATGCTGCACCGCGCGACGCTGGGCAGCTTCGAGCGGTTCATCGGCATCCTGATCGAGGAACATGCCGGCCGCCTGCCCTTCTGGCTGGCCCCGCGGCAGGTCGTGGTCGCCTCGATCGTGTCCGAGGCCGACGATTATGTGCAGGAGGTCGTTGCCGCGCTGACCCGCGCGGGCGTCCGCGCCGAGGCCGACATCCGCAACGAGAAGATCAACTACAAGGTCCGCGAGCATTCGCTGGGCAAGGTGCCCGTCATCCTCGCCATCGGCCGGCAGGAGGTCGAGAACCGGACGGTCACGCTGCGCCGGCTGGGCGAGAAGGCCACGGCGGTGCGCCCGCTCGGCGACGTGGCGACCGAGCTGGGCGCCGAGGCGACCCCGCCGGACCTGCGCCCGGCCTGA
- the guaB gene encoding IMP dehydrogenase codes for MEIREALTFDDVLLLPAESRVLPGTADTRTRVTKSIALNIPLLSSAMDTVTEARMAIAMAQAGGMGVIHRNLDVLAQADEVRRVKRFESGVVYNPVTLTPDQTLADAKALQDRYRVTGFPVVDAGGRVLGIVTNRDMRFATDDSTPVHAMMTSENLAVLQEPVDTAEARSLMHARRIEKLLVLNAAGRLTGLMTIKDLEQAVLNPQACKDQLGRLRVAAATTVGDAGFERSEALIDAGCDLIVVDTAHGHSEGVGIAVDRIKRLSNDVQVVAGNVATAEGARALIGSGADAVKVGIGPGSICTTRVVAGVGVPQMTAIMDAAGAAGDVPVIADGGIKFSGDFAKAIAAGASCAMVGSMIAGTDESPGEVILYQGRSFKSYRGMGSLGAMARGSADRYFQKDAASDKLVPEGIEGQVPYKGSAGAVIHQLVGGLRAAMGYTGCATVDEMRTNCQFVKITGAGLKESHVHDVQITRESPNYRGA; via the coding sequence ATGGAGATTCGCGAGGCCCTGACCTTCGACGACGTCCTGCTTCTGCCCGCCGAAAGCCGCGTGCTGCCCGGCACCGCCGACACGCGGACGCGCGTGACGAAATCCATCGCGCTGAACATCCCGCTGCTCAGCTCGGCCATGGACACGGTGACCGAGGCGCGGATGGCCATCGCCATGGCGCAGGCCGGCGGCATGGGGGTGATCCACCGCAATCTCGACGTGCTGGCCCAGGCCGACGAGGTGCGCCGCGTGAAGCGCTTCGAGAGCGGCGTGGTCTACAACCCCGTCACGCTGACCCCCGACCAGACGCTCGCCGACGCCAAGGCCCTGCAGGACCGCTACCGCGTCACCGGCTTTCCGGTCGTGGACGCGGGCGGCCGGGTGCTGGGCATCGTCACCAATCGCGACATGCGCTTCGCAACCGACGACTCGACGCCGGTTCATGCGATGATGACCTCCGAGAACCTCGCCGTCCTTCAGGAGCCGGTCGACACCGCCGAGGCGCGCAGCCTCATGCATGCCCGCCGGATCGAGAAGCTCCTTGTGCTCAACGCCGCGGGCCGGCTGACCGGCCTGATGACGATCAAGGATCTGGAGCAGGCGGTGCTGAACCCGCAGGCCTGCAAGGACCAGCTGGGCCGGCTGCGCGTCGCCGCGGCGACCACCGTGGGCGACGCCGGGTTCGAGCGGTCCGAGGCGCTGATCGACGCGGGCTGCGACCTGATCGTCGTCGACACCGCGCATGGCCATTCCGAAGGCGTCGGCATCGCCGTCGACCGGATCAAGCGGCTGTCGAACGACGTGCAGGTCGTCGCCGGCAACGTCGCCACGGCCGAGGGCGCGCGCGCCCTGATCGGCAGCGGCGCGGATGCGGTCAAGGTTGGGATCGGGCCCGGATCGATCTGCACCACGCGAGTCGTCGCGGGCGTGGGCGTGCCGCAGATGACCGCCATCATGGACGCGGCCGGTGCCGCGGGCGATGTGCCGGTCATCGCCGATGGCGGCATCAAGTTCTCGGGTGATTTCGCCAAGGCCATCGCGGCGGGCGCGTCCTGCGCGATGGTCGGCTCGATGATCGCGGGCACCGACGAGAGCCCGGGCGAGGTGATCCTCTACCAGGGCCGCAGCTTCAAATCCTATCGCGGCATGGGCTCGCTCGGGGCGATGGCGCGCGGCTCGGCGGACCGGTATTTCCAGAAGGACGCGGCCTCCGACAAGCTGGTGCCCGAGGGGATCGAGGGGCAGGTGCCCTACAAGGGGTCCGCCGGCGCGGTGATCCATCAGCTCGTGGGCGGCCTGCGCGCGGCGATGGGCTATACCGGCTGCGCCACGGTCGACGAGATGCGGACGAATTGCCAATTCGTGAAGATCACCGGCGCGGGGCTGAAGGAAAGCCACGTCCACGATGTCCAGATCACGCGCGAAAGCCCGAATTACCGCGGTGCCTGA
- a CDS encoding histidine kinase dimerization/phosphoacceptor domain -containing protein → MLAPRHPRTPERLAAIERYRLGQQAQDGTLDGLVRLASHITGCPVALVSIVHAEAQIFEARIGTDLTQTGLEASVCSHTILGADLLEIEDMRTDLRTADNPLVTDPADPFLFYAGAPITTADGLPLGSFCVLDRKPRRLDAAQREALSILANQVMQRLDLQEALRQQDALRREVDHRVKNSLANVAVLARQAARQAEGAEARDALTTIERRIRVMAELHADLYRADDPDAPIAAGAYLTRIVSFLRDVAPPDVELDATFEPLSLSSGRASALGVLVNELASNAFKHAFPNGRGGHIRFRGEVVEGDRYRLTCVDDGIGAAGTGDGDKPGLGQRIMRATASQLDGALTLEARDDGYRGEMLFPLRPPM, encoded by the coding sequence ATGCTGGCCCCGCGCCACCCCCGGACGCCCGAGCGTCTCGCCGCGATCGAGCGTTACCGGCTGGGCCAGCAGGCGCAGGACGGGACGCTGGACGGCCTCGTCCGGCTGGCCTCGCACATCACCGGCTGCCCGGTCGCGCTGGTCTCGATCGTCCACGCGGAAGCGCAGATCTTCGAGGCCCGGATCGGCACCGACCTGACCCAGACCGGGCTGGAAGCCTCGGTCTGCTCGCACACGATCCTGGGCGCCGACCTCCTGGAGATTGAGGACATGCGCACCGATCTCCGGACCGCCGACAACCCGCTCGTCACCGACCCCGCGGATCCGTTCCTGTTCTATGCGGGCGCGCCGATCACGACGGCGGACGGCCTGCCGCTGGGCAGCTTCTGCGTGCTCGACCGCAAGCCGCGCCGCCTCGACGCCGCGCAGCGCGAGGCGCTGAGCATTCTCGCCAACCAGGTGATGCAGCGCCTCGACCTCCAGGAGGCGCTGCGCCAGCAGGACGCCCTGCGCCGGGAGGTGGACCACCGCGTCAAGAACAGCCTCGCCAATGTCGCGGTCCTGGCCCGCCAGGCCGCCCGCCAGGCCGAGGGCGCCGAGGCGCGCGATGCGCTGACCACAATCGAACGCCGGATCCGCGTCATGGCCGAGCTGCATGCCGATCTCTATCGCGCCGACGATCCCGATGCGCCGATCGCGGCGGGCGCCTATCTCACCCGCATCGTCAGCTTCCTGCGCGACGTTGCGCCGCCCGATGTCGAGCTGGACGCGACCTTCGAGCCGCTTTCGCTGAGCTCCGGCCGCGCGTCGGCGCTGGGGGTTCTGGTCAACGAACTGGCCAGCAACGCCTTCAAGCACGCCTTCCCGAACGGCCGGGGCGGGCATATCCGCTTCCGGGGGGAGGTGGTCGAGGGCGACCGCTACCGGCTGACCTGCGTGGATGACGGCATCGGCGCCGCGGGAACCGGCGACGGCGACAAGCCCGGCCTGGGCCAGCGGATCATGCGGGCCACGGCCTCGCAGCTCGACGGGGCGCTGACGCTGGAAGCCCGCGATGACGGCTATCGCGGCGAGATGCTGTTCCCGCTGCGCCCGCCGATGTGA
- a CDS encoding RsmB/NOP family class I SAM-dependent RNA methyltransferase, with protein MTPGARVQAAIEVLDQVLRGAAAERALTAWARGARYAGSKDRAAVRDHVFDALRRLRSAAWAGGQGDVAPSGMSARAVMAGLLAGLGADLAALFDGQGHAPAPLDPLPDPGPAPAGVRLDLPDWLLPLFTDALGPDAEAVALALRDRAPVILRANTARIDRDALVAALLSGGVAAAAHPLSPSAVLLAGAPRGLQGLPAFTEGLFEFQDAGSQALVDRLPFASGARILDLCAGGGGKALAYAARSGEPVHVHDADPSRMRDLPARAARAGADLRPCPDPEAVAPFDGIIADVPCSGSGSWRRAPEAKWRLTPDRLSDLQATQDAILDRARSLLRPGGWIGYMTCSLLASENDDRVAAASRRHGDLQCDATWRCMPRDGADGFFLAILRRGQG; from the coding sequence GTGACCCCCGGCGCGCGCGTCCAGGCGGCGATCGAGGTCCTGGACCAGGTGCTGCGCGGCGCCGCGGCGGAACGGGCGCTGACGGCCTGGGCGCGCGGCGCGCGCTATGCGGGCTCGAAGGACCGCGCCGCCGTGCGCGACCATGTGTTCGACGCGCTGCGCCGGCTGCGCAGCGCGGCCTGGGCCGGCGGGCAGGGCGATGTCGCGCCCTCCGGGATGTCGGCCCGCGCCGTGATGGCCGGGCTGCTGGCCGGGCTGGGCGCCGATCTGGCCGCCCTGTTCGACGGGCAGGGCCACGCGCCCGCACCGCTCGACCCGCTGCCCGATCCGGGCCCCGCGCCCGCTGGCGTCCGGCTGGACCTGCCCGACTGGCTGCTGCCGCTCTTCACTGATGCCCTGGGCCCCGATGCCGAAGCGGTGGCGCTGGCCCTGCGCGACCGTGCGCCGGTGATCCTGCGCGCCAACACGGCCCGGATCGATCGCGACGCGCTGGTGGCCGCGCTTCTCTCGGGGGGCGTCGCGGCCGCGGCCCATCCCCTGTCGCCGAGCGCCGTCCTCCTCGCCGGCGCGCCGCGTGGCTTGCAGGGCCTGCCCGCCTTCACGGAAGGCCTGTTCGAATTTCAGGACGCGGGTAGCCAGGCCCTGGTCGACCGCCTGCCGTTCGCATCCGGCGCGCGGATTCTGGATCTTTGTGCAGGCGGCGGCGGCAAGGCCCTGGCCTATGCGGCCCGCTCCGGGGAACCGGTCCATGTCCACGATGCCGATCCCTCCCGGATGCGCGATCTGCCCGCCCGCGCCGCGCGCGCCGGTGCCGACCTGCGCCCGTGCCCCGATCCGGAGGCCGTGGCGCCCTTCGACGGCATCATCGCCGACGTGCCTTGCTCGGGCTCCGGCAGCTGGCGCCGCGCGCCCGAGGCCAAGTGGCGCCTGACCCCGGATCGCCTGTCCGATCTGCAGGCCACGCAGGATGCGATCCTCGACCGCGCGCGGTCGCTTCTGCGCCCCGGCGGCTGGATCGGCTACATGACCTGCTCGCTGCTCGCCTCCGAGAACGACGACCGCGTGGCGGCTGCCTCGCGGCGGCACGGCGACCTGCAATGCGACGCGACCTGGCGCTGCATGCCGCGCGACGGGGCGGACGGATTCTTCCTCGCGATCCTGCGGCGCGGGCAGGGCTAG
- a CDS encoding ATP-binding protein, whose protein sequence is MAGAPISQPFMMAIAGALAAIFLAVQAASWLTARAAERKLRIVLDFLEFDSAPGFCTDTHGVIFAQNRSAVDRFGNQDGATMTRALEPLFASPDAVVHRLKTAAETASATREDVVTRRGHVRIAVHAVPGGHLWRLEDLVDRPPRAADGIGLPMLTFGPSGTILYMNESLRSMTGQRAKRVRDLFDDHPLQNGVVNTLRTRDGAERVRVVLSAPVNGRQEVFVLPAGEDSDGRVAFDALPVALLRLDPRGHVVAANRAARELLPPSAGGDERRLAAMVEGLGRSISEWVTEASAGRGLNRSEVVRVTGAETETFLQITLGRPVGDGEAGLIAVLNDATELKTMEAQFVQSQKMQAIGQLAGGVAHDFNNLLTAISGHCDLLLLRHGEGDEDHADLTQITQNANRAAALVGQLLAFSRKQTLEMQDIDLRDTLGDLTHLLNRLVGERITLRLSHDPALIPIRGDRRQLEQVLMNLVVNARDAMPEGGEIRIETRCRFLDAPMHRDRVTVPAGQYVVITVSDEGCGIPEDALARIFEPFFTTKRPGEGTGLGLSMAYGIIKQSGGYIFADSEAERGTVFSLYFPAIGEVAANAQIDLLAPVMPEVLQPARPVPDEAPALRLVEMGFGNHAAPASAPAALAGEDAEARASEARETPAAASSADVTGATPGEVRPDLELDAVSHGVASADADADQDDEAPNGATPSEPAEDVHLRAGIAEICAVQTDDRAEEVSDREMPVAEMSEQAASDPTSADQPCDSSTAAEMDAPADVAARRAEPDCGVPEAEDAETRDADCVDPEGPAATADGASPPSRDDMPERARDPLVLLVEDEAPVRAFASRALRLRGYSVLEAASAEDALKTLEDEGLEVDLFVTDVMMPGLDGPTWVRRALQSRPDVRTIFVSGYTQDALSETSAPIPNATFLAKPFSLSELTRTVERALA, encoded by the coding sequence ATGGCGGGGGCGCCGATTTCGCAGCCCTTCATGATGGCCATCGCCGGGGCGCTGGCCGCGATCTTCCTCGCGGTCCAGGCGGCGTCCTGGCTCACCGCCCGCGCGGCGGAGCGCAAATTGCGGATCGTCCTCGACTTCCTCGAATTCGACAGCGCGCCGGGCTTCTGCACCGATACGCATGGCGTGATCTTCGCGCAGAACCGCTCGGCCGTGGACCGCTTCGGCAACCAGGACGGCGCGACCATGACCCGCGCGCTTGAGCCGCTCTTCGCCAGCCCCGATGCGGTGGTCCACCGCCTCAAGACCGCGGCCGAAACGGCGAGCGCCACGCGCGAGGATGTCGTGACCCGGCGCGGCCATGTGCGGATCGCGGTCCACGCCGTACCCGGCGGCCATCTCTGGCGGCTGGAGGATCTGGTCGATCGCCCGCCGCGGGCCGCCGACGGGATCGGCCTGCCGATGCTGACCTTCGGCCCCTCCGGCACGATCCTCTACATGAACGAAAGCCTGCGCAGCATGACCGGCCAGCGTGCCAAGCGCGTCCGGGACCTCTTCGACGACCATCCGCTGCAGAACGGCGTGGTGAACACGCTCCGCACGCGCGACGGGGCGGAGCGGGTTCGCGTCGTCCTCTCGGCGCCCGTGAACGGCCGGCAGGAGGTCTTCGTCCTTCCCGCGGGCGAGGATTCCGACGGTCGCGTCGCCTTCGACGCCTTGCCGGTGGCGCTCCTGCGGCTCGATCCGCGCGGCCATGTCGTCGCCGCCAACCGCGCCGCCCGCGAGTTGCTGCCGCCCTCCGCCGGCGGCGACGAACGCCGGCTCGCGGCCATGGTCGAGGGGCTGGGACGGTCGATCAGCGAATGGGTGACCGAAGCCTCGGCCGGGCGCGGGCTCAACCGCTCCGAGGTGGTGCGCGTGACCGGCGCCGAGACCGAGACGTTTCTGCAGATCACGCTCGGGCGCCCGGTCGGCGACGGCGAGGCCGGGCTGATCGCCGTCCTCAACGACGCGACCGAGCTCAAGACGATGGAGGCGCAATTCGTCCAGAGCCAGAAGATGCAGGCGATCGGCCAGCTCGCCGGCGGCGTCGCGCATGATTTCAACAACCTGCTGACCGCGATCTCGGGGCATTGCGACCTTCTGCTCCTGCGCCATGGCGAAGGCGACGAGGATCACGCCGACCTCACGCAGATCACGCAGAACGCCAACCGGGCCGCGGCGCTCGTGGGACAGCTCCTCGCCTTCTCGCGCAAGCAGACGCTCGAGATGCAGGATATCGACCTGCGCGACACGCTGGGCGACCTGACCCATCTGCTCAACCGCCTCGTGGGCGAGCGGATCACCCTGCGGCTCAGCCACGATCCGGCGCTGATCCCGATCCGCGGCGACCGCCGGCAGCTCGAGCAGGTGCTGATGAACCTCGTCGTGAACGCGCGCGACGCGATGCCCGAGGGCGGCGAGATCCGGATCGAGACGCGCTGCCGGTTCCTCGACGCGCCGATGCATCGCGACCGCGTCACCGTTCCGGCGGGACAATACGTCGTCATCACCGTGTCCGACGAGGGCTGCGGCATCCCGGAAGACGCGCTCGCCCGCATCTTCGAGCCCTTCTTCACCACGAAGCGGCCCGGCGAGGGCACCGGCCTGGGCCTGTCGATGGCCTATGGGATCATCAAGCAATCCGGCGGCTATATCTTCGCCGATAGCGAGGCCGAGCGCGGCACGGTCTTCAGCCTGTACTTCCCGGCCATCGGCGAGGTCGCGGCAAACGCGCAGATCGACCTGCTCGCGCCCGTTATGCCCGAAGTCCTGCAACCCGCGCGACCCGTGCCCGACGAGGCACCGGCGCTGCGCCTCGTCGAGATGGGGTTCGGCAACCACGCCGCACCGGCATCGGCCCCGGCGGCTCTGGCGGGCGAAGATGCCGAGGCCCGCGCCTCGGAGGCCAGGGAAACACCGGCCGCCGCGTCCTCGGCCGACGTGACGGGCGCGACGCCGGGCGAGGTCCGCCCGGATCTCGAGCTGGACGCGGTCTCGCATGGCGTGGCCTCGGCCGATGCAGACGCAGATCAGGACGACGAGGCGCCCAATGGCGCGACGCCTTCCGAGCCCGCCGAGGACGTGCATCTCCGGGCCGGGATCGCGGAGATCTGCGCGGTGCAGACCGATGATCGTGCGGAGGAAGTATCCGACCGTGAGATGCCGGTGGCGGAGATGTCCGAGCAGGCCGCGTCGGACCCCACGAGCGCCGATCAGCCCTGCGACTCATCGACCGCCGCAGAAATGGACGCGCCCGCCGACGTGGCCGCGCGGCGGGCGGAGCCGGATTGCGGCGTGCCGGAGGCCGAGGACGCGGAAACCCGCGATGCGGACTGCGTGGACCCCGAGGGCCCGGCGGCGACCGCGGATGGCGCATCGCCCCCATCCCGAGACGACATGCCCGAGCGGGCCCGCGACCCGCTGGTCCTGCTCGTCGAGGACGAGGCGCCGGTCCGGGCTTTCGCATCCCGCGCCTTGCGGCTCAGAGGTTATTCCGTGCTGGAGGCGGCTTCGGCCGAGGATGCGCTGAAGACGCTCGAGGACGAGGGGCTGGAGGTCGATCTCTTCGTGACGGATGTGATGATGCCCGGTCTCGATGGCCCGACCTGGGTCCGACGCGCCCTGCAATCGCGGCCCGACGTCCGGACGATCTTCGTGTCGGGCTACACGCAGGACGCCCTCTCCGAGACCAGCGCGCCGATCCCGAACGCCACCTTCCTCGCCAAACCGTTCTCGCTCTCGGAGCTGACCCGGACGGTGGAACGCGCCCTGGCCTGA
- a CDS encoding universal stress protein, whose product MSPILVATDLSARSDRAVMRAAHLARDTGAPLHIVHIVDDDLPAAVLQQQSEAAEEALRTMVAATPDLKDVPIEIDVEVGHLTRLVPTLARERDVGLVVLGTHRARAVSDLFAQPTLAQLLKGVDRPILVAIGRPETTWKRVLLGWDFSPAGDAAVALLRKLAPDAELTIMHAWQDPYMGAPYAFDVGAIGGVEAQVRAETAERLEKAAAEVDWPSEVHHEVAGGAAANVLMRHANERDTDLLCIGRHSRAGLARFLLGETAQTVALNADCDVLIAPPAPEH is encoded by the coding sequence ATGTCCCCCATCCTCGTCGCCACGGATCTCAGTGCGCGCTCCGACCGCGCGGTCATGCGCGCCGCCCATCTGGCGCGCGACACCGGCGCCCCGCTGCACATCGTGCATATCGTCGACGACGATCTGCCCGCCGCGGTCCTGCAGCAGCAGTCCGAGGCCGCCGAGGAGGCGCTGCGCACGATGGTGGCGGCGACGCCCGATCTCAAGGACGTGCCGATCGAGATCGATGTCGAGGTGGGCCACCTGACGCGGCTCGTCCCGACGCTTGCGCGCGAGCGGGACGTGGGCCTCGTCGTGCTGGGCACGCATCGGGCGCGGGCGGTGTCGGATCTCTTCGCGCAGCCCACGCTGGCGCAGCTTCTCAAGGGCGTGGACCGGCCGATCCTCGTCGCGATCGGGCGGCCCGAGACGACGTGGAAGCGCGTGCTGCTGGGTTGGGATTTCTCGCCGGCGGGCGATGCCGCCGTCGCGCTGCTGCGCAAGCTCGCGCCCGACGCGGAACTGACGATCATGCATGCCTGGCAGGACCCGTATATGGGGGCGCCCTATGCCTTCGACGTGGGCGCGATCGGCGGCGTCGAGGCCCAGGTGCGCGCCGAGACCGCCGAGCGGCTGGAGAAGGCCGCGGCCGAGGTCGATTGGCCCAGCGAGGTGCATCACGAGGTCGCGGGCGGCGCGGCGGCCAATGTGCTGATGCGTCACGCCAACGAGCGCGACACCGACCTGCTCTGCATCGGGCGGCACTCGCGCGCGGGGCTGGCGCGCTTCCTTCTGGGCGAGACGGCCCAGACGGTCGCCCTGAACGCCGATTGCGACGTGCTGATCGCACCACCGGCGCCCGAGCACTGA
- a CDS encoding SOS response-associated peptidase — translation MCGRYALTLPQDAMVQLFQATPANDLPEGPNWNICPTVQVPVVTAGRRLVSMRWGFIPHWYKSPTDGPLIINARAEGVAEKPAFRKAMRERRCLLPASGFYEWTKDADGNRLPWYFHPSEGDALAFAGIWQDWGPENLSTCAIVTTAAGPTMSEIHHREPVTLAEADWATWLGETDAKAAPLMRAAPEGRLERHRVATAVNSNRASGPELIEPLEP, via the coding sequence ATGTGCGGCCGCTACGCCCTGACCCTGCCGCAGGACGCGATGGTCCAGCTCTTCCAGGCGACCCCGGCGAATGACCTGCCCGAGGGCCCGAACTGGAACATTTGCCCCACGGTGCAGGTGCCCGTGGTGACCGCCGGCCGACGGCTGGTCTCGATGCGCTGGGGCTTCATCCCGCATTGGTACAAATCGCCCACCGACGGGCCGCTGATCATCAATGCGCGCGCCGAGGGCGTGGCCGAGAAGCCCGCCTTCCGCAAGGCCATGCGCGAACGGCGCTGCCTGCTGCCGGCCTCGGGCTTCTACGAATGGACGAAGGATGCCGACGGCAATCGGCTGCCCTGGTATTTCCACCCCTCCGAGGGTGACGCGCTGGCCTTCGCGGGGATCTGGCAGGATTGGGGCCCGGAGAACCTGTCGACCTGCGCCATCGTCACGACCGCCGCCGGGCCGACCATGTCCGAGATCCACCACCGCGAGCCCGTCACGCTGGCCGAGGCCGATTGGGCCACCTGGCTGGGCGAGACCGACGCGAAGGCCGCGCCCTTGATGCGCGCGGCGCCCGAAGGGCGGCTCGAGCGGCACCGCGTTGCGACGGCGGTCAATTCCAACCGCGCCAGCGGACCGGAGCTGATCGAACCGCTGGAGCCGTGA